In Toxoplasma gondii ME49 chromosome VIII, whole genome shotgun sequence, a single genomic region encodes these proteins:
- a CDS encoding hypothetical protein (encoded by transcript TGME49_272383), which produces MWEAPYVPNLDCTQVAVRIHYVSLFCSSLVAFSGAAEPAGGEKKPDGLSGRETETVSHRDERPSWDNSHDEGRQRATDASVSHSADSRVTSVVIGEAFQWGAGVSGLQKGEFLLLLPSQECVLYSDRKSSVDRTVTKIDDTASDRPTVAVAPFPSCVPLPASLFKSKEAASLGVPGSADVLRLAFAFPLHLEALSCSSQYLRPEEDETVAICCASLHQVTALVENLLPRKVVVHVFVRESGDNLSAHVRGADAGSTASLSSSLSLSLSLCKLPSVSLHRKNLHVHRLDAAAFPDILLSATAHLGVNALLLLPGCESPTPTEVARHRNASAPSSGLERSLLSAGLACLAVGGRILTGCDVCTVDEFEVDCMQSKAATLSFLPSPLSPAVTSYLGKNLRKSLGSAGGTDEPVSCVFPACVSRCLHHSLVQDTE; this is translated from the exons ATGTGGGAAGCACCGTACGTCCCCAACCTGGACTGCACACAGGTGGCTGTTCGAATCCACtacgtttctctcttttgctctTCACTGGTGGCGTTTTCCGGCGCAGCTGAACCAGcaggcggagagaaaaaaccagACGGACTCAGCGGGAGGGAAACCGAGACCGTGTCACACCGAGACGAACGGCCGAGCTGGGATAACAGCCACGatgaagggagacagagagcgacagacgcaAGCGTATCGCACAGCGCAGATTCGCGCGTCACTAGCGTAGTCATCG GGGAAGCCTTCCAGTGGGGCGCGGGTGTCTCTGGACTGCAGAAAGGTGAATTCCTTCTCCTTTTACCTTCTCAAGAATGCGTCCTATACTCCGACAGGAAATCGAGTGTCGACCGCACTGTCACCAAAATAGATGACACGGCTTCAGACCGTCCGACTGTCGCAGTCGCCCCCTTCCCGAGCTGCG tgCCGCTTCCGGCTTCCCTGTTCAAGAGCAAGGAGGCTGCGTCTCTTGGGGTTCCGGGATCTGCGGATGTTCTGCGTCTTGCGTTTGCCTTTCCGCTGCATCTGGAGGCTCTGAGTT GCAGCAGCCAGTATCTCCGcccagaggaagacgaaactgTGGCCATATGCTGCGCCTCTCTG CATCAAGTGACGGCTTTGGTAGAGAACCTCCTCCCTCGCAAGGTCGTGGTCCATGTGTTTGTGCGGGAGTCGGGAGATAAT CTTTCCGCACATGTGAGAGGTGCTGACGCTGGCTCGACTGCAtctttgtcttcgtctctctctctctctctgagtctGTGTAAACTgccgtccgtctctcttcatcgGAAAAATT TGCATGTGCACCGCCTTGATGCTGCGGCTTTCCCCGACATCCTTCTTTCGGCGACAGCACACTTGGGCGTCAACGcacttcttctgcttcccggGTGCGAATCTCCCACTCCGACGGAGGTTGCGCGCCACAGAAACGCAAGTGCTCCTTCCTCTGGACTCGAAAGAAGCCTCTTGTCCGCAGGGTTGGCTTGCCTAGCTGTCGGGGGGCGTATCCTCACAGGCTGCGATGTATGTACAGTGGACGAATTTGAggtcgactgcatgcagagcaagGCAGCAACTCTGTCATTCCTCCCGTCacccctctctcctgcagTAACCTCTTATCTCGGCAAAAATCTTCGTAAGTCTCTTGGCTCGGCAGGAGGAACAGACGAGCCCGTTTCATGTGTTTTCCCCGCGTGTGTGAGCCGGTGCCTGCACCATTCTCTTGTGCAAGACACAGAGTAA